A genomic segment from Luteibacter aegosomatis encodes:
- a CDS encoding TIGR02449 family protein: MTTPDAFKNELEALSATLDRLVDTVRRLTEENRSLRHSQEQLANERAGLMARNEQARSRVEAMIQRLKALENTG; this comes from the coding sequence ATGACGACCCCGGACGCCTTCAAGAACGAACTGGAAGCCTTGAGCGCCACGCTCGACCGGCTCGTCGATACCGTTCGTCGCCTCACCGAGGAAAACCGCAGCCTGCGGCACAGCCAGGAGCAACTGGCCAACGAACGGGCAGGACTCATGGCCCGCAACGAACAGGCGCGTAGCCGTGTGGAAGCGATGATCCAGCGCCTGAAGGCGCTCGAGAACACGGGCTGA
- a CDS encoding UPF0149 family protein: MPANTTVDPEDIAELIGRCKLATSVSEFHGSLVGYISAGGSFPGDSVLDALKLEPDPAPNADEQGMLTRLRHQTETWLADTELSFMPWVPDEEAPLHERVEGLADWTRGFLGGFGLGGSAETAKALSADAREILRDMATIASTEAELDEDVEGDEASLTELEEYVRVGALTLHAEMAKRQEPAGDTLH; this comes from the coding sequence ATGCCGGCCAACACCACCGTCGATCCGGAAGACATCGCCGAACTCATCGGCCGGTGCAAGCTCGCCACCAGCGTCAGCGAGTTCCATGGCTCGCTCGTGGGCTACATCAGCGCGGGCGGTTCGTTTCCCGGCGATTCGGTGCTCGATGCGCTCAAGTTGGAACCCGATCCGGCGCCCAACGCCGACGAGCAGGGCATGCTGACGCGGCTGCGTCACCAGACGGAAACCTGGCTGGCCGATACCGAGCTGAGCTTCATGCCCTGGGTGCCCGACGAGGAGGCCCCGCTTCACGAGCGCGTGGAGGGGCTGGCCGACTGGACGCGAGGCTTCCTCGGTGGCTTCGGTCTCGGCGGCAGCGCGGAAACGGCCAAGGCCCTCAGCGCCGACGCGCGCGAGATCCTGCGCGACATGGCCACCATCGCCTCGACCGAAGCCGAACTCGACGAAGACGTCGAGGGCGACGAGGCGTCGCTGACCGAACTGGAAGAATACGTACGCGTGGGCGCCCTCACCCTGCATGCCGAAATGGCGAAGCGCCAGGAACCGGCCGGCGACACCCTGCATTGA
- a CDS encoding aminopeptidase P N-terminal domain-containing protein — MRMAGEDAVLILAAAPERMRNADAPWPYRQDSDFHYLTGFDEPEAVLALLPGRAHGETVLFCRERDAERERWDGERMGTDRAVRELKLDDAFPIDDIDDILPGMIEGRARVYCHFGQEPDFDARLLGWMRRLRTARGGGVVPKDLVALGHLLHDLRLFKSRDELVLMRQAADVAGAAHLAAMHMARPGVAEYEIEGEILRTIRGRGAVPAFPPTVAAGTNACIMHYQRNRATLKDGELLLVDAGAEVDCYASDITRTYPVGGRFTNEQRALYDIVLEAQLAAIDAVRPGRSFADAHDAAVRVIATGLCALGLIGGGVERAIADGAYKAYFPSKTGHWLGLDVHDVGDYRIDGEPRVLEEGMVLTVEPGIYVPPGDRGVYERWRGIGIRIEDDVAVTKGAPEVMTAVVPKSIAALER; from the coding sequence ATGCGCATGGCCGGCGAGGACGCCGTGCTGATCCTCGCCGCCGCGCCCGAGCGGATGCGAAACGCCGACGCGCCCTGGCCTTACCGCCAGGATTCCGATTTCCACTATCTCACCGGCTTCGACGAGCCCGAGGCGGTGCTTGCGCTGTTACCCGGTCGCGCGCACGGTGAGACGGTGTTGTTCTGCCGTGAACGCGATGCCGAGCGCGAGCGCTGGGATGGCGAGCGCATGGGCACCGACCGCGCCGTGCGCGAACTGAAACTCGACGACGCGTTTCCCATCGACGACATCGACGACATCCTGCCCGGCATGATCGAGGGCCGCGCGCGGGTGTACTGCCATTTCGGCCAGGAGCCCGATTTCGACGCCCGCCTGCTCGGCTGGATGCGGCGCCTGCGCACGGCGCGCGGTGGCGGCGTGGTGCCGAAGGACCTGGTCGCCCTCGGCCACCTGCTGCACGACCTGCGCCTGTTCAAGTCGCGCGACGAACTCGTGCTGATGCGCCAGGCCGCCGACGTGGCCGGTGCCGCGCATCTCGCCGCGATGCACATGGCACGGCCCGGCGTGGCCGAGTACGAGATCGAGGGAGAAATCCTGCGCACGATCCGTGGCCGTGGCGCGGTGCCGGCGTTCCCCCCGACGGTCGCCGCCGGCACCAACGCCTGCATCATGCATTACCAGCGGAACCGCGCCACGCTCAAGGACGGCGAACTGCTGCTGGTCGACGCGGGCGCGGAGGTCGATTGCTACGCCTCCGACATCACCCGCACGTACCCGGTGGGCGGTCGGTTCACGAACGAGCAGCGCGCGCTCTACGACATCGTGCTCGAGGCGCAGCTCGCCGCCATCGACGCGGTGCGTCCGGGCCGCTCGTTCGCCGACGCGCACGACGCGGCGGTGCGCGTCATCGCCACGGGCCTGTGCGCGCTGGGCCTCATCGGCGGCGGCGTGGAACGGGCCATCGCCGATGGCGCGTACAAAGCGTATTTCCCCAGCAAGACCGGCCATTGGCTCGGGCTCGACGTGCACGACGTGGGCGACTACCGCATCGACGGCGAGCCGCGCGTGCTGGAGGAAGGCATGGTGCTCACCGTGGAGCCGGGCATCTACGTGCCGCCGGGCGACCGCGGCGTGTACGAGCGCTGGCGCGGCATCGGCATCCGCATCGAGGACGATGTGGCGGTGACCAAGGGAGCGCCGGAGGTGATGACGGCGGTGGTGCCCAAGAGCATCGCGGCGCTGGAGCGCTAG
- the cydX gene encoding cytochrome bd-I oxidase subunit CydX has product MWYFAWILGLGLACSFAVLNAMWYEVHSDDEAHRAKDDVT; this is encoded by the coding sequence ATGTGGTATTTCGCGTGGATTCTGGGTTTGGGGCTGGCGTGCAGCTTCGCGGTGCTCAATGCGATGTGGTACGAGGTGCATTCGGACGACGAGGCGCATCGGGCGAAGGACGACGTGACCTGA
- the cydB gene encoding cytochrome d ubiquinol oxidase subunit II, which yields MFDYETLRIIWWALIGVLLCGFAIMDGFDFGVAALLRVLGRDDHERVVLLETIEPTWEGNQVWFVLGGGAVFAAWPLLYAASFSGLYVAMFVLLVAFILRPVGFNFREKVHDARWKTVWDYALVASGLIVMLVCGVAFGNLFLGLPFRYDGDLRMAWEGTFFGLFRPFALLCGLVSLSMLLTHGASWAAMKADHVIAERAVRIARVASLAYLVLFVLAGIWLAYGIPGYAVVGPVVADGISNPLAKQVAIGSSWFAGYLTHPGFWLAPVVAFAGALGLQATIGRRGFAGFFFSCLTVAGTIVSAGFALFPFLMPSSADPASSLTVWDASSSKGTLLLMLGVTVFFMPIIILYTGWVYRVMRGRVTLEHVRKSHGMY from the coding sequence ATGTTCGATTACGAAACCCTTCGCATCATCTGGTGGGCTCTCATCGGCGTACTGCTCTGCGGCTTCGCCATCATGGACGGCTTCGACTTCGGCGTGGCGGCCCTGCTCCGCGTGCTGGGTCGCGACGACCACGAACGCGTGGTGCTGCTGGAAACCATCGAACCCACCTGGGAAGGCAACCAGGTCTGGTTCGTACTCGGCGGCGGCGCGGTGTTCGCCGCGTGGCCGCTGCTCTACGCCGCGTCGTTCTCCGGGCTGTACGTGGCGATGTTCGTGCTGCTGGTGGCCTTCATCCTCCGCCCCGTGGGTTTCAACTTCCGCGAGAAGGTGCACGATGCGCGCTGGAAGACCGTGTGGGACTACGCGTTGGTGGCGTCGGGCCTCATCGTGATGCTGGTCTGCGGCGTGGCTTTCGGCAATCTCTTCCTCGGCCTGCCGTTCCGCTACGACGGCGACCTGCGGATGGCCTGGGAAGGTACTTTCTTCGGCCTGTTCCGGCCGTTCGCCCTGCTCTGTGGACTGGTGAGCCTCAGCATGCTGCTCACCCATGGCGCGTCGTGGGCGGCGATGAAGGCCGACCATGTCATCGCCGAGCGCGCGGTGCGCATCGCCCGCGTCGCCTCCCTCGCCTATCTCGTGCTGTTCGTGCTCGCGGGCATCTGGCTGGCCTACGGCATCCCCGGTTATGCGGTGGTCGGTCCCGTGGTGGCCGACGGCATCTCCAATCCCCTGGCCAAGCAGGTGGCGATCGGCAGCTCGTGGTTCGCGGGGTATCTGACCCACCCCGGATTCTGGCTGGCACCCGTGGTGGCCTTCGCCGGTGCGCTGGGCCTGCAGGCCACCATCGGACGGCGGGGTTTCGCCGGGTTCTTCTTCAGCTGCCTGACGGTGGCGGGGACGATCGTGTCGGCGGGCTTCGCGCTGTTTCCGTTCCTGATGCCCTCGTCGGCCGACCCCGCGTCGAGCCTGACGGTGTGGGACGCCTCGTCGAGCAAGGGCACCCTGCTGCTCATGCTCGGCGTCACCGTGTTCTTCATGCCGATCATCATCCTCTACACCGGCTGGGTCTACCGCGTGATGCGCGGCCGGGTCACCCTCGAACACGTGCGCAAATCGCACGGCATGTACTGA
- a CDS encoding cytochrome ubiquinol oxidase subunit I translates to MVDPDVVGLSRLQFALTALYHFLFVPLTLGLAFMLAIMESVYVMTRREIWKRMTQFWGVLFGINFAMGVATGVTMEFQFGTNWAYYSHYVGDIFGAPLAIEGMMAFFLEATLVGVFFFGWERISPLKHMIATWFLALATSLSALWILIANAWMQNPVGAAFNAQTMRMEVTSFSDVIFNPVAQSKFVHTVSAGYTMGAMFVLSISAWYLLRGRNIDFAKRSMTVAASFGLAASLSVVVLGDESGYTVSENQKMKMASIEAMWETEPAPASFTLFGLPDVKSHSTHAAVKIPWVMGLMGTRSIDQPILGIADLVDEAKVRIADGIKAYDAMLVLRENRDDAQAKAILATHDKDMGYALLLKRFIDDPRKATPEDIQKAADSTIPNVPVLFWSFRLMVACGLWFIGLFAYAFWRASKRRLEGRRFLKMALWSLPLPWVAAELGWIVAEYGRQPWAIEGVLPTALGASSLTPGQVWISLGGFVLFYTALAVVDGYLMVKFARKGPDGLGMWPSRPDAIPATAQTA, encoded by the coding sequence ATCGTCGACCCCGATGTCGTCGGCCTCTCGCGCCTGCAGTTCGCGCTGACCGCGCTCTATCACTTCCTGTTCGTCCCGCTCACGCTCGGCCTCGCCTTCATGCTCGCCATCATGGAAAGCGTGTACGTGATGACGCGGCGCGAGATATGGAAGCGCATGACCCAGTTCTGGGGCGTGCTGTTCGGCATCAACTTCGCCATGGGCGTCGCCACCGGCGTCACCATGGAATTCCAGTTCGGCACCAACTGGGCCTATTACTCGCACTACGTGGGCGACATCTTCGGCGCCCCGCTGGCCATCGAGGGGATGATGGCGTTCTTCCTCGAGGCCACGCTCGTGGGCGTGTTCTTCTTCGGCTGGGAACGCATCTCGCCGCTGAAGCACATGATCGCCACCTGGTTCCTCGCGCTGGCCACCAGCCTCTCGGCCCTTTGGATCCTCATCGCCAACGCATGGATGCAGAACCCCGTCGGCGCCGCGTTCAACGCGCAGACGATGCGCATGGAGGTCACCTCCTTCAGCGACGTGATCTTCAATCCCGTGGCGCAGTCGAAGTTCGTGCACACGGTGAGCGCCGGCTACACGATGGGTGCGATGTTCGTGCTCTCGATCAGTGCGTGGTACCTGCTGCGCGGGCGCAACATCGACTTCGCCAAGCGCTCGATGACGGTGGCCGCCAGCTTCGGCCTGGCCGCGTCGCTCTCGGTCGTGGTGCTCGGCGACGAGTCGGGTTACACCGTCTCGGAAAACCAGAAAATGAAGATGGCTTCGATCGAGGCGATGTGGGAGACCGAACCGGCGCCGGCCTCGTTCACGCTGTTCGGCCTTCCGGACGTGAAGAGCCACTCCACGCACGCGGCCGTGAAGATTCCCTGGGTCATGGGCCTGATGGGCACGCGCTCCATCGACCAGCCCATCCTCGGCATCGCCGACCTCGTCGACGAGGCGAAGGTGCGCATCGCCGACGGCATCAAGGCCTACGATGCGATGCTGGTGTTGCGTGAGAACCGCGACGACGCCCAGGCAAAGGCCATCCTCGCCACCCACGACAAGGACATGGGCTACGCGTTGCTGCTCAAGCGCTTCATCGACGATCCGCGCAAGGCCACCCCCGAGGACATCCAGAAGGCGGCCGACAGCACCATACCCAACGTGCCCGTGCTGTTCTGGTCGTTTCGCCTCATGGTCGCCTGCGGACTGTGGTTCATCGGCCTGTTCGCTTATGCGTTCTGGCGCGCCAGCAAGCGACGCCTCGAAGGACGCCGCTTCCTCAAGATGGCCCTGTGGAGCCTGCCGCTGCCCTGGGTGGCCGCGGAACTGGGCTGGATCGTCGCCGAATACGGCCGCCAGCCCTGGGCCATCGAGGGCGTGCTACCGACGGCCCTGGGAGCGTCTTCGCTTACCCCGGGCCAGGTATGGATATCGCTCGGCGGCTTCGTGCTGTTCTACACCGCGCTGGCGGTGGTCGACGGTTATCTGATGGTGAAGTTCGCGCGCAAGGGACCGGACGGCCTGGGCATGTGGCCGTCCCGCCCCGATGCGATTCCCGCCACGGCGCAGACGGCCTGA
- the cydP gene encoding cytochrome oxidase putative small subunit CydP, with amino-acid sequence MTDVVASPKRRWRDKPLKRLAVELSFIVVAKLALLMLIWYVAIRPLPRADVSPAGVDRMLAPASASTQGTSP; translated from the coding sequence ATGACGGACGTCGTCGCTTCACCCAAACGCCGCTGGCGCGACAAGCCGCTCAAGAGGCTCGCGGTCGAGCTCTCCTTCATCGTCGTCGCCAAGCTCGCCCTGCTCATGCTCATCTGGTACGTGGCCATCCGGCCGCTCCCGCGCGCGGACGTTTCGCCCGCGGGCGTCGACCGGATGCTCGCGCCCGCTTCCGCCTCCACCCAGGGAACCTCGCCATGA